The sequence below is a genomic window from Canis aureus isolate CA01 chromosome 11, VMU_Caureus_v.1.0, whole genome shotgun sequence.
gtttctttaaaaaagcatagGCTTACCATCCACCAATtacactcctaggtatttacccaaaagagctGAAAACATGTTCAGACAAAAagctgcacatgaatgtttataccAGCTGTATTTACAATTGccaaaaaattgaaagcaacTAGAAtatccttcaataggtgaatggataaaaaacaaacaaacaaaaaaactgtggtacattgaaacaatggaatattatttagcaataagaagaaatgagctgtcaagccacagaaacacagagaggaaacGCCTAACACTAAGTGATAGAAGCCtttctgaaaaggctacatgctgtctgattccaattatatgacattttgtaaaaggcaaaaccatacaaatagtaaaaatatcagtggttgccagagattCAGGAGGGAGGAGTGAATAGGTGGAGCATAGGTGATTTTTTTCAGGGCCATAGAACTATaatgtatgatactgtaatggtgctTATATGACATTATAGCATTTATCAAaatccacagaatgtacaacacagaGTGAACCCTAGTGCAAACTACAGACCTTAGCtgataataatgtatcaatattggttcatcaattataacaaacgTACCACACTAAAGCAAGATGTTAATACTAGGGGATGAGGTGCCTGGATGTCTTGgtaggttaagtgtcctactcttttttcagctctggtcatgatctcatggcttGTGGGATTGACCCTTAAGTTGAGTCAgtctccttgcttagcagggagtcggCTAGAAGattttctccatctgcccctccccccaccatgcatatgcatgcacatgcacgctctctctctcaaataaataaaataaatctttaaaaaaataatagggggcagccccagtggcgcagcagtttagcgctgcctgcagcccagggtgtgatcctggagacgcgggatcgagtcccatgtcggactccctgcatggagcctgcttctccctctgccccccaccctgtctctcatgaataaataaataaattaattaattaaataaataaataaataaataaataaataaataaataaataaataatagggggcagcccgggtggctcagcggtttagcgccaccttcagcccagggcctgatcctggagacctgggatccagtcccatgtcaggctccccacatggagcctgcttctccctctgcctgtgtctctgcctctctctctctctctgcctctcattaataaataaaatctttaaaaaaaatactgtattatgcGTAACTGTGTAATCATACACAATAGAGAATTCTAGAAAATGACAACTAGTCTATAGTACAGAAAATTTTGGCTAGCGCTTGTCTAAGGATAAAAGCATGGAAGGGAGACGGAAGATGAAGGCCATGATGAACTGCTAAGCAATGGATATATCTTCATTATCCTGACTGGGGAAAAAACGGTTTCATGGTGTATTCATATGTCAAAACTCACCAAATTGTACTCTTTATATACATGCAGTTTACTGTATGTCATTTATATCTCACAAAGCATAAGGAAATGCAGTATATAACAAGGTGATCCTACGTTTTCACCTGTGAGATATACAAGAATGAAATAGAATGATAGGGTTCTGATTTGAAGATGGCAAATTATACCCAGGCATCTGACCCTTCAGTTTATCCCAATCTTCCACTCTATGCTCCCAAAGAAATAATAAGGTAAGATCTTAAAGGGGAATCCAGCAGATATCAAAGGAGAAGCACTCAGGCTACAGCAAGAACTCCTCCAATTTTCAGAGTTAATTTAGTTGACAGTATTTCCTTAATAGTTTTGTTTGATCACAAATTTTTCATACATCATTGGTGGCCACAAGTGAGTATCTGTAGTAGAAAGGATGAAGAGGTGGCATCAGGCATAGCATGCTATCCTCTCTTTCTTTTGGGGTCTATCTCTCAGGGAAGTCCCCCAAAACCCTTTCCTATGGCTCTTCTACATGTGTTAAGAACTAACCTGCATTGGTAGCTTTTGTCTTTATTAGTAATGTGGGTAAAAGGAATGGTTACTGAAATTCGTAAGGTCAAAGAAATCTAAGGGCAAGGGAGACATCTAGGTAAGAAAAGGgggacatcaaaaaaaaaaagaaaaagaaaagaaaagaaaagagggacatCTGAGAGCAGCTAGAAGGAGCAAGGAGGAAGTGGCTGGCCTTGCAGGTCTGAGGGATCCTTTCACCCTATcactctctcctgcctctccctgtttttctttccttttttcctttctccgtCCTAAGTAAGGTTTCTGAGCTCCTCCTCCTCATGGTTATCTCAGAGAATAATTGATGAAcctgccctcctgcctctgcAGTTGGGTTCGCTGGATAGCCTTCAATAACGTGTACTTTGGGGGTCCTTTTCAGCCACTCCTCTTCCAGCACTGTTTTCTCTGCTGCCTAGGGTTCATGGAGTTCCTTCACAAGTAGAACCCTAGCACTTTTTCCATAAATGTTTGAATGTCACATAGATACAGTCTTACttcagttttttatttcatttaagaaGTAATATATCttaaagacagacatacagaccaacGAActggaatagagagcccagaaataagccctcaCATATatgatcaaattatttttgacaaGGTTGCCAaaaccattcaatggggaaaggacagtcttcaacaaatggtgctggagaaACTGGATATTCAcgtacaaaagaatgaagttggatccttACCCAATAgtatacacaaaaaaaaaaactcaaaatgagtctttgacctaaatataagaattaaaaccataaaatccttaaaatagaaCAGGgcacggggtgcctgggtggctcagtcagttaagcgtctaacttcagctcaggtcatgatctcagggtcctgggaccaagccctgcatcaggctccctgctcactggggagcctgcttctccttctccctctgtctgccactctccctgcttgtgctctctctgtgtgtcaaattaataagtaaaaaagaaaaagagaaagaaaagaaaaaaagaaaggaaatcctgtcatgtgctacaacatggatgaaccctgaggacatGCTAAATAgaataagctagtcacaaaagggtgactattatatgattccacttatatcaGCTATCTAAATgcatagaaacaaaaagaatagtgGATGCCCAGGGCCTGAGGGGAGAAGGAATGAGGAGTTACTATTTAATGAGTTTACAAGGTGAAAAcagttctggggatggatggatggtggtaatggttgcacattATGAATGTACTTACTACCActcaactgtacacttaaaaatggttaagatggtgaattttatgttgtgtgtattCTCTCGCAATAAAATAAATGCGAGTAAAAATATGCACGAACaagttaaaaacaatttaataccaaaaaaagtttatgttgaaaaaaaaaaaaagaattctccctTCATTCACCCACATTTGCCATCGGGCTCTTTCCCATATTAAAAAAGCCCTGAAGGTGCCTCATAGACTCTTTGGAGACAGGACCGTATAACATTCTGGATACTGTGGCTTTCTTTGCTTTGATTCCTATGTCCTGATGTGCTTCACATGAGATTATATAAAGCTTCGTTATTTTTAACGGTTCACAGTGGCTCATTTTATGAACGCATACTGATGATCCCACTGCAAAAAAGTTCCTCAGTAGGCAAAACTAACCTTTGGTGTTGCAATTCAGGAAAGCGGTCACCTCGCAGGAAAAGCCAGGcatctctctctgcgtctctcatgaatgaataaataaaatattaaaaaaagaaagagaaagaaagaaagaaaaaaaaaaaaaaaaaagccaggcagTGACTGAGAGGAACGGGTAGCTCCTGGGATCCTGGTCATGCTCTGTTTCTTAAACTCGGTTATTGCTGTACAAGCGTGTCCCCATTGTAATAATTCATAGAAATGTGATTTCTGCACTTTTCTGTATGATGTTATGCTTCACTTTTACCAAATTTAATCTCACAGTTCAGTGGGAAAGGTAGCACATACCTACGGCTCAGTTTGGTAAACGAATTAGGACTCCACGTTGCACTGCTGCAGGGCTGGAGGCTGCGGGGTTGTGGGGAGCCCTGGGCTAGTCACAGCAGTACGAGGCCCCTCGGTTCCCACATCTGCAAAACGGGAATAAGAATACAGCTACCTGATAGAGTCATTGCAAAGATTTAACATAATCTATGTCAAATGGGTAGAAGTGCTCTGCAAACACATAGGTTTTGAACTAACGCCAGCTACCAAGTTACCACAGAATTGTAATTTTTACACGAAAAAAGGATCCTCTTCGGGGCTCAGTAAAGAAATGTTTTGGGTAAAATACCCAGCGCCGGCCTCCTCGGGGACCACGCGCTCGCGAAGTAGCGTGGTCGCAGGTGCTGCCGCTCGGGAACGACGTCTTTCTGGGCAGGTGACTCTCAGCGGCCCCCTCGGCTCCGTCCAAGTCCCCTTTAAGAGCCGAGCCATGACGTCATCCCCCTACGCGGCGCAGCCTACCTTGGGAGCGCCCCCGCAGTACTTCCGGGAAGGCCGCAATTGGCTGGCCCGCacccggaggccccgcccccccgcccgccgcagGCCCGGGGCGCCCGCATCAATCCGCCCGAGTGGGAGCGGTGATTGGCCGCGGGGGGGCCGCCCCCCAGCAAGCCCCGCGGGGCTGGCGTAGGCTGCGCGCGCGGGGTGGGAGGGGCGCGGCACGGTGTCTGGAGCCGCCGCCGTCCGGGTCCGCCCGCCTGCCCGCTCGCCGGTGCCTCCTGCAGCCCGCCTGCTGGGCAGGGCCGGCCGGCCGGGCCATGGAGTCCTACGACATTATCGCCAACCAGCCCGTGGTCATCGACAACGTGAGGCCCGGCAGTCGGGGGGAGGGcgggcgccccgcccccgggggcgCACGCGGAGGGCCGCGGGGGGGTCCGCCCACCTCGGCTAGTGGTCCAGGCCCTGCCCGCCCGCCGCCTCCTCCGGGGGCTCTCCTGCTCCCTGGCTCTGTAGCCCGCGCCGTGGGGCCGGTCCCTCCACCGGTGCTGCGGAGCCGCTGCCCGAACCCTCCCCGAGCCCGGCGGGGAGGTCCTGGAGAGGCGGGAGCCCATGCGACCGGCGGCCCTCGGTCAGCATCGGCAGCGCTGGAGCGAGAGCCGCACGGGCCCGCCGGTGCTCCCGTGTGTCAGGCCTGGGGCCGCCCTCTGGACCCTTGGTGGTTGAGAGGGAGACACTGGTTAGGTTTCGACCCCAGCGCCTTTACCCGTTTCCCGGGGCCCGAGTGCCCCTCCTAGTGGAAGAGGAGGGACGGGACGGCATTTGTCCTTTTTGCACAGTGCTGGCCTGATCTGTCCTTGCCCTTCCCAAGGGGCCGCAACTCTTACAGGACCTCCAGGGTGGGCAGGCTGTGCTCTACTGTGCGCTTTTTCtttgactggaaaaaaaaaagaaaagaaaagaaaagaaaatactggtTAAGCTCTTGAGAACCACATGTCTGTCCACCATCAGCTGGTTGGTTTGGCTACTTTGACCCGCTCCTTAAAGTGCGCCTGCCGGTGCAGAGCAGAAATTCCACAGCCAGCAGGACAGTGGGGGAGAGTCCAGGACCACTCTTGCCAGGACCCACAGCAGTTTGGGATAATGGTCTGGAAGCTTCAGGGAAAAGTTCCCTGGCTTCCTTGTGGCTTTGTCCTTCACCACTGGGGCTCGacatgttttcatgttttcagCTGCCCTCTGAGGATTTCTGGTCCATGGGAGGAGAATGAAGGGCAGGGGAATCTATGGATCTAGATTTATACCAGGCCCCTAGCCTGGGTATCTGCCTCTGCTATGTTTGCCTTGGAGTTTTTTATAATGACTCACTCCTCTTTCTGGGATGTGTCTCCCTCCCACATGACCCCGATGTAATCCTGAATGGCTGTCTTTTTTTGGAGTATCCACATGGGCTCCTTGAGTCACAGCAGGGGATGTTTAATATGAAGGCTAGAACTGGGCTTGGGGGTGCTCTCCAGCAGGCTGCAGGAAGGAGTAGGACACTCCCTTTCTTGGTGGGCAGATAACTCATTTAGGCTAACCAACAAGCTTAGGAGCTCAGAGCCTGCCTGGTCCCTGTGGGCTTCCAGCCCCTCCTCTGTAACGTGAGGATGTTTATTTCTGCACTCAGACCCAAAAGGTTGTGATGGCAGTCTGTGGGAAGTGAGATTGAGAGGCTGATTCCTTCATTAGTGGGATGGTTCTTAAAGGTTCCCTTTAAGATCCTAAGTCCAGTTTCCATGCTGGAGCAGCAAATTCTTGGGAGGAGCTACTTGAAGAGAGGTGCCAGTTGTTGCTGTGTACACAGTGAGCTTCCCGAGTGGGTCCTGTATGTGATCCGTGTTTGCTCTGGGGGGAGAGGCGGGATGGCCAGGGattcctcctgcctgcagctgacCGTAGAGTGTGCAGAGGACGTACTTCATGGTTTCTCAGTCTCCACACCATTAACATTCTGGGCTAGATAATTCTTGGTGTGAGGGGCTGGCCTGTGTATTGTAGGATATGTAGCAGTATCCCTGCTCTACcctctagatgccagtagcaccctccctctaccctcccctcctcagtctccagacattgtcaaatttGGGAGAAGGTGTGCAAAGCACCCCCTAGTTGTGAATCATTGGTGTACTTGTAAACGATCTTGCCCTCTTGGTGGGATCTCAGACTTCCACCCTGGGCTGCCAGGACGGAGCAGCCGGTTCTCTATTGCAGGGCACTGCCTTCATCTGGAGGTGTGTGTCAGGAGCTAAGCACTGTTTTTCCTTGCAGGGTTCCGGGGTGATCAAGGCTGGCTTTGCAGGAGACCAGATTCCCAAATACTGTTTCCCAAACTAGTAAGTGTTGCTCTGGCAGCAGCCCTAACCTTTTTGTCAGATTCCTGGAAGAACGTTGGCTCTGTGTCATAGCTCTCTTTGAGATCAACTCTTGCTTCCTTTAAGGGAAGACACCAGATTTGTGAGGCTAACGCTGTTACCAGCTCTGGAAGTGCTGTGGGCTTCCTAGTCTTTGAAGTCTGATTTTGATCCCATCTTTagccagggagggagaagccaCCAGCATTCTCTTGGAAATTGGCTGGGGTAGTAGCAGCAAGATTTTAAGAGAGACATCTCTGGGAGAAAAACCCAAACTCAGAGGAGAAAGAGTGGGAGTTAATGCATAGCCATCCCTTCCTCCCAGGAAATGTTTCTTTCAGGGCTTATTTATTTTCCAGCTCTAGAAAATAATGGGTTTCAGTCAAGGGAAATATTTCCCTGAATGGAGCCAGTGGTGGCAGGGATAAGAGGGATGAGAAAGCACAGGGGAAACCCGGAGCACTGCTTCAGCCACTCTAGCCCATTGGGAAGTATTCCCTAGGTGGTACCACTTCTCAAATCCTGAAGGTTTTAGAGGGATTGGCTAAGCAGGGCGTGTTGGGGGATCCTGAGGCCTCCCAAAGTGGCTGACTATACCAAGAACCCCAGGCCTCGTCTGGGGACAGGGCCAGCTTGGAGCACCAAGCACTCAGTAGGGCTTCAGCTTTCAATTCTGAACTCCACTTGGGTTCAGTTAAACCTTCCTATCGATGTGCAGGGAACTTGGGTCACGTTTTGGAATGGTAGCTTGTCCAGTCTTCCAAAAACTGAGTCTTTAGTCTGGAAGCCCCGGTAGTGGGAAGGGGCAGGATCAAATGAATGGGAGAGGGGTGGACAAGGGCCATGATCCAACTTCCTGGGACCTTAGTCTACAGACGGTGCGGCAGCCCTGCCCTCCTGAAATCGAGAGTGTGGGCTGAGTCATTGTGGCTGCAGAAGCTGACCCTCTGCCAGGGCTGGACCATGAGGAGCTAAGATTCCAGAGCTCCCAGCCTCTCTAGGATGGAGAGTCGGGAATGGAAAGGATCCCTTTCCTTCTGACCCTGAGCATGCCCTCCTGCCAAGGCCTGCTCTGTAGGCCCATATCCTGTAGGCCTGGGTTCTGGCCTTTGCCACATGGCCAGGTCCCGATGCTTTAGAGTAATTACACTTTTGACCACAGGAGTTAGACTTGGTTTTCCTGGATGTGGGCTCTTCCAcgccccctgcccaccttgtTGACTTGACCTATCCTTGTAGTGTTGGGCGCCCTAAGCACATGCGAGTGATGGCTGGAGCCCTGGAGGGGGACCTTTTCATTGGACCAAAAGCAGAGGTAATACCTTGGAACATGCATTTGCCAGGGCTTGGGGTCTCTGGTCCCAGGAACATGGGCTCATGGTCAGAGCTGTACCTTCTGAGGGGGCATCTGTTTTCAGCCAGCGTTGGAAGGGGAGGACTAGGTGGGAGGGAGCACGTCCCCACCCTCTCTGTCCCCTGCCAGTTGAAGCTGACCAGGCTCTGAGGGCCTAAGAAGGTGCTACTGGACAGATGAGCCTGTGCTGAGTTCAGGACCTGGCTACCAGGCATGGGGACACCCAGTAAGCAATGGTGGTTCTATTCAGGGCAGATGAAGGGGCGGCTTCCAAGAAGGCAGAAAGCCGTTGCTGGAGAGGGACCGGGTGCTCCAGCTGgccctcccaccttcctctgcAGGAGCACCGGGGGCTGCTGGCCATCCGCTACCCCATGGAGCATGGTGTGGTGCGAGACTGGAATGACATGGAGCGCATCTGGCAGTACGTCTACTCCAAGGATCAGCTGCAGACTTTCTCGGAGGAGGTGtggcagccccccccccctccaccagGCTCCCAGTGCTCAGGGgtgccctctccctgctcttcccTTCCTGCTTATCCTCCTGCACTTCCTCTGCATTTTGTTAGGACCTGCTGCTTCGTCACTGCGTATATGTGGGTACATGCAGTCGGCGAATGCCAAGTAGAGTTTTCCAGAGAAAGCTGGATCTTTGGAAGAGAAACTGCTGGCAGATAGTGGGATGTTACCCTCCAGAAGGCTGTAGCTACGTGTGCTCGCAGCGGGGGTTTTGGCTGTCCAGGAAGATCCTCTTTAGCCTTAGCACATTGTCTTTGCACATGCCTAAACCCTGCCATGTCTTGTAGCATCCTGTTCTCCTAACGGAGGCTCCACTCAACCCGAGTAAGAACCGGGAGAAAGCAGCAGAGGTGTTCTTTGAGACCTTCAACGTGCCAGCCCTGTTCATCTCCATGCAGGCGGTGCTCAGCCTGTGAGTGCTCCCTAAACCCTGGGGTCTCCTGAGTCCCCATCCTCTGGCTCTTGTTGGACATCCCTATAGAAACAGCCCCCCGGGTAACGGTTCCTTTAGGGAGTCCCTCGTGTCCCTTTTTCAGACCAGATAATAAAAATGTCCCAGGGTCCCTTCCAGGGGGGAGGAGGGCCCCGTGCCTCAGTGGCTGAAGTGAAGGGACACTGACCTGGTGACAGGTATGCGACAGGACGCACGACAGGAGTGGTCTTAGACTCAGGGGACGGGGTCACTCATGCTGTGCCCATCTACGAGGGCTTTGCCATGCCACACTCCATCATGCGGGTGGACATTGCTGGCCGGGATGTCTCCCGCTATCTCCGGCTCCTGCTGCGCAAGGAAGGAGTTGACTTTCACACCTCAGCTGAGTTTGAGGTCGTGCGGACCATCAAAGAGGTGACAGAGGGCAGGAAGAGGGTGTGGAGGCCAGCTGGGTGGAGCAGTGGGAGGCGGTGGCACCCAGGCATGAGGTTGAGCCCTGGGTGTGGGTTTCCCGGTTGCAGCCTTCTGAGCGTTGTGTCCCTGCCCACCGCAGCGAGCCTGTTACCTCTCCATCAACCCACAGAAGGATGAGGCTCTGGAGACTGAGAAGGTTCAGTACACCCTGCCAGATGGCAGCGTGCTCGACGTAAGTTGTGAGGCCTGGCACCAGGTGGCAGTGGTGATGCTGGCACCTAGAGGAATAAGAAGCCTGTTGCCCTCAATCTTGTGTTCCAAAGGTGGGGCCGGCTCGGTTCCGGGCTCCTGAGCTGCTGTTCCAGCCGGACCTGGTAGGTGATGAGAGCGAGGGGCTCCACGAGGTGCTGGTCTTTGCCATCCACAAGTCTGACATGGACCTCCGCCGGACACTCTTCGCCAACATTGTGCTCTCGGGTGGCTCCACGCTCTTCAAAGGTACTGCTGTTGGGGAGGTGGTGATCAAGACCTAGACTACACCCCACTCCCTGGAGCCTAGGAGGTTTTTTGGGGCTCCATTTTCTGTTGGCTTTTTGGGGCTcagtgagcatttttttttttttgagagaagttttaagtgaaattttatgGACTTTGTAATAAGCTCACATAAGATCTAAGATTTGTAAGAAGACGTCTCTTTCCCCCATCTTGGTCACCCCACTCCCTCCCCGAGGAGTTGTAAGCTTCTCAACTGTATGCTCAGCAGCACTGTGCATATTAGCAAATGTGCATTTCCCCTCACTCCTGCTTTTATACCCATCATGACATGCTCTCCAGGCTGCACACTGTGTATTTTTCACACAGTCCCATGCCTGGAAGGTCTTTCCCCATCCACATGAGCTCTTTAATACGGCCATGTGGCATTTCCCTGAATGGCTATGCTATTTCCCCACTGACCTGCCGATGGCCTGCAGTGTTGTTGCAGCCACCGCAAATCACAGAGGTGCCGTGTCGGATAACCTCACATAATAAAAATCCATGAAGGTGAAATCCTGGGAGACTTGCTGAGTCAGAGGGTAGACATAGGTACTTGTTATTTGGTAGATACCACcagtctccccctcccctggAAGCTATGCCACTTACACCCCCACCAGTTATGGTGGAGAGTCCCCAGCGAAAGATCACAGCCCCCCCATGTGATCTTGGCCTCTGTGATGGGCAGAAAAGATATTTTCCCCCTGATTTGTCATTTGCCTTTGATTTTGCTTTGGGTGGAAGAGCGTGGGGCCAGATGAAGCTGTGTAACCTGGAGTTCCCCTCTCATGCTGCCTCTCTGAGGAAGCTGGGCCCACCTCAGGCATGGTGCTGGCTCTTTCTTGCCATTGGGATGGCTTGCCCCCACCATCCTTGATCCTGGAGAGAACTACCAAAGGAAGGGTGGCAGCACTTGGGGGCACCAGAGTTTGGAGATGGGGGTGCTAGTGAACCCTGGGCTCAACCAGCCTTGTATTCACAGGCTTCGGTGACCGATTGCTAAGTGAAGTGAAGAAGCTTGCCCCAAAGGATGTCAAAATCAAGGTGAGGTTACAGGGAGTCCCATGGGGCATGAGGGTGCTGGGCAACCTTGACTGGGGGAGGTACAACTGCCACCTGCAGACACCCTCTCACTCCCAGTTAAGCTCAGCTGCCTCCTCCCCGTTCAGCTGCTCCTACTGTCCCAGCTGATGcacttgttttgtggcctcagGCCCCAGGAGAAAGGCTCCCAAGGCTGTGGTGGGGGCTGCTGTGTGGTGACAGGCAATTACATTGCTATTTGTTCCCATAGATCTCGGCCCCTCAGGAACGGCTGTACTCCACGTGGATTGGGTGAGGAGGGGCTCACAGGGAGGGCTCTGGGAGACCATTGGCCCAGGCCAGGTGGAGGTGGGTGGATTTCCCTCGCAGGTAGAGATGGAGCTTTGAGTGCCTAGAAAGGGTAGATGGCCCAGCCCTCAGGTCCACAAGAGTctatccttccctcctccctcccagtgGCTCCATCCTGGCCTCGCTGGATACCTTTAAGAAGATGTGGGTATCCAAAAAGGAGTATGAAGAGGATGGCTCCCGTGCTATTCATCGTAAAACGTTCTAGTGCCAGAGGAAGAAGTGTAGCGTGTTGGAAGAGCCGTGTTGGAAGAGCCATGTTGGAAGAGCTTGTTGGAAGAGCGGAAGGAAAGGGGAGTCAGAGCCCTTAACCCTTTCTGGTCTGGGCTCTACATCCTAGGACTAGGGTCCCCTGCATGCCCTGAACCCTGGGCAGGTGGGGCAACCATGcttccctgcagccctgccctgcacacagacacacacaaacacacacacacacacacacacagtaacatTTAGCTGCATGGATGGAGTCATGAGCTGGAATTTAGGAATTGAGGGGCCCAGCTTTAGATTGTTCCAGCAGTCCCCCTTGGCAGGGTCTTGCTCTGACCCTTGGGGCTGCTTCCTCGAGCTCCACGGCCAGATGCCCAACAGCCCCGTTTCCTTTGACAGGATCCCTCCCAGAGCCAGAGTGCCTGGATGCCTGTGTAGCTAGCCTTGAGGcgtggggtggaggggtggccAGCAGCTCCCCACTGGTGCAGCACTGCTTCCTGTGCCATACCTAGGCATCCCTTACCTTGTCACATTCAGTCTTCCTGTCTTCCTGGGTAGATGCCTTGGTGTAGGCTGAGGACTGGGCAGTCTTCCATCCCCAGCAAAGGGTCTGCCCCAGGATCAGGGCAGAGGATCATGGATTATTGTAGTTTCCCTTCAAAGCACTTCATTGACACCACTCCTCATTTACCTTAGTATCTTGGGTAGGAAAGGGTTAATGGTCTTCATTGGTTGCCACTCCCAGAAGCCACTGGATCTGGAGTCAGACCTAGAGGGAGTATGGGGGGCACGTTTCCTTTTCCCACCTGTCCCACGAAGGAGGTTTTCATTGACTATGGCCAGGACCCCCACTTCCCTCTCCCAGAAATGTACAATAATTTAACACAGCTGCctgaaaactttttttgtaaATCATTATAGTAATAATTATGGACAAGGCCTAGTGTGTGGTTCtgttttcttgtggttttgtGTTATTGTTCACTCATCTATCCCTGGGGAccttgagagaaaggaaggaccAGCAAGAAG
It includes:
- the ACTR1B gene encoding beta-centractin isoform X1; translation: MESYDIIANQPVVIDNGSGVIKAGFAGDQIPKYCFPNYVGRPKHMRVMAGALEGDLFIGPKAEEHRGLLAIRYPMEHGVVRDWNDMERIWQYVYSKDQLQTFSEEHPVLLTEAPLNPSKNREKAAEVFFETFNVPALFISMQAVLSLYATGRTTGVVLDSGDGVTHAVPIYEGFAMPHSIMRVDIAGRDVSRYLRLLLRKEGVDFHTSAEFEVVRTIKERACYLSINPQKDEALETEKVQYTLPDGSVLDVGPARFRAPELLFQPDLVGDESEGLHEVLVFAIHKSDMDLRRTLFANIVLSGGSTLFKGFGDRLLSEVKKLAPKDVKIKISAPQERLYSTWIGGSILASLDTFKKMWVSKKEYEEDGSRAIHRKTF
- the ACTR1B gene encoding beta-centractin isoform X2 produces the protein MEHGVVRDWNDMERIWQYVYSKDQLQTFSEEHPVLLTEAPLNPSKNREKAAEVFFETFNVPALFISMQAVLSLYATGRTTGVVLDSGDGVTHAVPIYEGFAMPHSIMRVDIAGRDVSRYLRLLLRKEGVDFHTSAEFEVVRTIKERACYLSINPQKDEALETEKVQYTLPDGSVLDVGPARFRAPELLFQPDLVGDESEGLHEVLVFAIHKSDMDLRRTLFANIVLSGGSTLFKGFGDRLLSEVKKLAPKDVKIKISAPQERLYSTWIGGSILASLDTFKKMWVSKKEYEEDGSRAIHRKTF